A single genomic interval of Syntrophales bacterium harbors:
- the selA gene encoding L-seryl-tRNA(Sec) selenium transferase has translation MDERTQELLRNLPKIDDLLLRVEKQEEAAGFSRELLKDACRTVVEELRERIIRQRGELRPLPTPGEAADQALKMIAGYRAFRLRRVINATGVILHTNLGRAPLCREAMERVIEVASGYSNLEYNLEKGERGIRYDNVKGLLCALCGAEDALVVNNNAAAVMLVLNSLAMNREAIVSRGELIEIGGEFRIPDVMEKSGARLVEVGTTNRTRIADYERAVCPDTGLLLKVHTSNFLIVGFTEEAERGQLVEMGKKHGIPVVEDLGSGCFSELDHYGLKREPTVRDSLDAGVDVVTFSGDKLLGGPQAGIILGKRKFLEKIAKNPLNRALRIDKLTLAALEGTLVQYLRPAGAIADIPVLHALTESLASVEKRAKKLRSLLRRHLSEGVEVKLVNGFSMAGGGSLPTQGIETALVGIRSDFGSAAEIERGLRQCDPPVIVRVADDQVLLDPRTLWEEDFNEIREALREVLDALSGKQPMKHP, from the coding sequence ATGGATGAACGAACACAGGAGTTGCTGCGCAATCTTCCCAAAATAGACGATTTGCTCCTCAGAGTCGAAAAACAGGAAGAGGCCGCGGGGTTTTCCCGGGAGCTGCTCAAGGATGCCTGCCGGACGGTTGTTGAGGAACTTCGGGAGCGAATTATCCGACAAAGGGGCGAGTTGCGCCCGCTGCCGACCCCGGGTGAGGCGGCGGATCAGGCGCTGAAGATGATCGCGGGATATCGCGCCTTCCGTCTGCGCCGGGTGATCAACGCGACGGGGGTTATTCTGCACACGAATCTCGGCCGGGCGCCCCTCTGCCGGGAGGCGATGGAGCGGGTTATCGAGGTCGCCTCCGGCTACTCCAACCTTGAATACAACCTTGAAAAGGGTGAGCGGGGCATCCGCTATGACAATGTCAAGGGGCTTTTGTGCGCGCTCTGCGGGGCGGAGGATGCCCTTGTTGTCAACAACAATGCCGCCGCGGTGATGCTGGTTTTGAACAGCCTTGCCATGAACCGGGAGGCGATTGTTTCTCGTGGTGAGCTGATCGAAATCGGTGGCGAGTTCCGCATTCCCGATGTTATGGAAAAAAGCGGCGCCCGTCTCGTGGAGGTGGGAACGACGAACCGCACCCGAATTGCCGATTACGAAAGGGCCGTCTGCCCGGATACGGGGCTGCTCTTGAAGGTTCACACCAGCAACTTTCTGATCGTCGGCTTTACCGAGGAGGCAGAGCGCGGCCAGCTCGTGGAAATGGGGAAAAAGCATGGCATTCCCGTCGTGGAGGATTTGGGAAGCGGCTGTTTCAGTGAATTGGACCATTACGGTTTAAAACGGGAGCCGACGGTGCGCGACAGCCTTGATGCCGGTGTGGATGTGGTGACCTTCAGCGGCGACAAGCTCCTTGGCGGTCCACAGGCGGGTATCATTCTGGGAAAGAGGAAATTCCTGGAGAAGATTGCGAAAAATCCCCTTAATCGCGCTCTCAGGATAGACAAGCTGACCCTTGCCGCCCTGGAGGGAACGCTGGTCCAATACCTCCGACCCGCCGGGGCCATTGCCGACATCCCGGTTCTGCATGCCCTGACCGAATCCCTGGCTTCTGTCGAAAAGCGGGCGAAAAAACTGCGCTCCCTGCTCCGGCGGCATTTATCCGAGGGAGTGGAAGTCAAGCTTGTAAATGGATTTTCTATGGCGGGAGGGGGATCTCTGCCGACTCAGGGAATAGAGACGGCGCTGGTCGGTATCAGATCAGACTTCGGTTCGGCAGCCGAGATTGAACGGGGGCTTCGGCAGTGCGATCCGCCGGTGATTGTCCGTGTCGCCGACGATCAGGTGCTGCTGGATCCCCGAACCCTGTGGGAGGAGGATTTCAACGAGATTCGTGAGGCGCTGCGGGAGGTTCTGGATGCTTTATCAGGGAAGCAGCCGATGAAACATCCCTGA
- a CDS encoding RluA family pseudouridine synthase — MHEFHEHEALLAGEKPGRARFLVLPEEEGVRLDLLLVSREPGVTRTRIAKLIAEGKALVGGRPCRAGQKLKAGSEVVIDFPEAKPYLAALPEDIPLVVVYEDASLIVIDKPAGMVVHPAAGHYGGTLVNALLFHCHDLSGIGGVLRPGIVHRLDKDTSGLIVAAKSDEAHLGLASQFKRHEVKKTYQAVVYGLPHAETGRIEAAVGRHPSDRKKMSTKSKRGRSAITIWRVRERYGAAALLEVDIETGRTHQIRVHLADLGYPVVGDPVYGKPGRSNAVKDAAVRRLLKIFPRQALHAWRLSFCHPAIGAKMEFFSPLPEDMEELCVFLRKQTEKTALSQAAIV; from the coding sequence ATGCACGAATTTCATGAACATGAAGCTTTGCTTGCCGGTGAAAAACCAGGACGAGCCCGCTTTCTTGTGTTGCCGGAAGAGGAGGGGGTTCGCCTCGATCTGCTGCTTGTCAGCCGGGAGCCGGGGGTAACGCGCACCAGAATTGCGAAGCTGATCGCCGAGGGAAAGGCGCTTGTGGGGGGCCGCCCTTGCCGTGCCGGTCAGAAGCTGAAGGCCGGGTCCGAGGTTGTGATCGACTTTCCCGAAGCCAAACCTTATTTAGCGGCCCTGCCGGAGGATATTCCTCTGGTCGTGGTTTACGAAGACGCGTCGCTGATCGTGATTGACAAACCCGCGGGCATGGTTGTCCATCCGGCGGCCGGTCATTACGGAGGCACCCTCGTAAACGCCCTGCTTTTCCATTGCCATGATCTTTCCGGGATCGGCGGGGTGCTTCGCCCGGGTATTGTGCATCGCCTCGACAAAGACACCTCCGGGTTGATTGTGGCGGCAAAATCGGATGAAGCCCATCTGGGACTGGCCAGCCAGTTCAAGCGCCACGAGGTAAAAAAAACCTATCAGGCGGTTGTTTACGGTCTGCCGCATGCCGAAACGGGAAGAATTGAAGCGGCGGTCGGGCGGCACCCGTCGGACCGTAAAAAAATGTCCACCAAAAGCAAGCGGGGCCGTTCCGCCATTACCATCTGGCGGGTTCGCGAACGTTACGGGGCGGCCGCCCTTTTGGAGGTCGATATCGAAACCGGCCGTACCCACCAGATCCGGGTGCATCTTGCCGATCTCGGCTATCCGGTCGTCGGGGACCCTGTATATGGCAAGCCGGGGAGGAGCAACGCCGTCAAGGATGCGGCCGTCCGCCGGTTGCTGAAAATATTTCCCCGTCAGGCGCTCCATGCCTGGCGCCTCTCGTTTTGCCATCCGGCGATCGGAGCAAAGATGGAGTTTTTCTCCCCGCTGCCGGAAGATATGGAGGAGCTTTGCGTCTTCCTCAGAAAACAGACAGAAAAAACCGCATTATCGCAAGCTGCAATTGTTTAG
- the pgeF gene encoding peptidoglycan editing factor PgeF yields MFRLVKKGQVEYLEAEELSGLEFVTHAFCTRHDGVSSGEFSSLNVGELVGDKQENVSENLGLIKRALAIPENGLVMARQIHGDRIVEIGINESLPLSMPECDGFVTARPGIALCIKTADCVPLLFLDRRLRVAGAAHAGWRGTALGIAAKMIGVFCRHFSSRREDITVLIGPAIGSCCYEVDAPVFDAFADRTKADMFFHKCEGKERWMFDISLANRIQLREAGISENNILAADMCTACRRELFFSHRTAQGKDEGRQLSLIMIN; encoded by the coding sequence ATGTTTCGTTTAGTGAAGAAGGGTCAGGTCGAGTATTTGGAAGCCGAAGAACTTTCCGGGCTTGAATTTGTAACCCATGCCTTCTGCACCCGGCATGATGGCGTCAGCAGCGGGGAATTTTCCAGCCTCAATGTAGGCGAGCTGGTCGGCGACAAACAAGAGAACGTCAGTGAGAATCTGGGCCTTATCAAACGGGCGTTGGCAATACCCGAAAACGGGCTGGTCATGGCAAGGCAGATTCACGGTGACCGAATAGTCGAGATAGGCATCAATGAATCACTGCCGCTATCCATGCCGGAGTGTGACGGGTTTGTCACCGCCCGCCCGGGGATTGCCCTGTGCATAAAAACAGCCGATTGCGTTCCGCTGCTCTTTTTGGACCGCCGTCTCCGGGTAGCGGGGGCGGCCCATGCCGGTTGGAGGGGAACGGCGCTCGGCATAGCGGCGAAAATGATTGGCGTATTCTGCCGGCATTTTTCCTCCCGCAGAGAGGATATTACCGTCCTTATCGGGCCGGCAATCGGTTCCTGCTGTTACGAGGTGGATGCCCCGGTCTTTGACGCGTTTGCCGACAGGACGAAAGCGGATATGTTTTTTCACAAGTGCGAGGGAAAGGAACGCTGGATGTTTGATATTTCTCTGGCCAATCGCATTCAGCTCCGGGAAGCGGGCATTTCCGAAAATAATATCCTGGCTGCCGACATGTGCACAGCCTGCCGGCGGGAGTTGTTTTTTTCTCATCGCACCGCCCAGGGAAAAGACGAAGGCCGGCAGCTCAGCCTCATTATGATTAATTGA
- a CDS encoding XRE family transcriptional regulator, producing the protein MTQEQDARSAAVELGIGRKLHNLRERNRLTLDDLAAKTGLARELLADIEKGEFVPPVATLLNVARSLGVEMAHFFKDDEPELKISLTRQADRIPIRQRPHHREGEVDYIYEALETRKQDKHMEPLLVSFQPLSTSEVVFTSHDGEEFTYLLEGRLEFRTNERVEILEPGDTLYFESAQNHAFRSLDGKQARALVVVWNRS; encoded by the coding sequence ATGACCCAGGAGCAAGATGCCCGTTCAGCGGCCGTGGAGCTCGGAATCGGCCGGAAGCTGCATAACCTTCGTGAAAGGAACCGCCTTACCCTCGACGATCTCGCCGCCAAAACCGGCCTCGCGCGGGAACTGCTTGCCGATATCGAAAAGGGTGAATTCGTTCCGCCGGTAGCAACGCTCTTGAACGTCGCCCGCTCCCTCGGCGTGGAAATGGCCCATTTTTTCAAGGACGACGAACCGGAGCTGAAAATCTCGCTTACCCGCCAGGCGGACCGAATCCCCATCCGGCAGCGGCCCCACCACCGGGAAGGCGAGGTGGATTACATCTATGAAGCGCTCGAAACCCGCAAGCAGGATAAACACATGGAGCCACTCCTCGTGTCTTTCCAGCCTCTTTCAACCTCGGAAGTGGTTTTTACCAGCCACGACGGGGAGGAGTTCACGTATCTGCTGGAAGGACGTCTTGAATTCAGAACCAACGAACGGGTGGAGATACTGGAACCGGGCGACACCCTGTACTTTGAGTCGGCGCAAAACCACGCCTTCCGGTCGCTCGACGGCAAGCAGGCACGGGCACTGGTCGTTGTGTGGAACCGCAGTTAG
- a CDS encoding coproporphyrinogen III oxidase family protein, with protein sequence MIDSIIAAQARREFSRSLRFEGGETPHIPPPADQLPRMLYMHIPFCERLCPYCSFHRVVFQEALCRDYFQALRKEIVSYRDMGYQFGSLYVGGGTPTVLIDELTRTIDFARQTFGIREISVETNPNHLTKERLSALRLAGVNRLSVGIQSFDDGLLKRMERHDYGSSAEVQERIRNTLGIFETLNADMIFNFPTQTAQMLDRDLDILLALGVDQTTWYPLMVSASTRRKVEGSLGVVDYGQERRFYHQIAGRLVPTYRFSSAWCFSRGKAMIDEYIVDYDEYAGLGSGAIGYLGGVSYANTFDIREYIGRMEKGASPLLVSRVFSQKERVRYDFLMKLFGTRLNIAELKKKYGTAFRLLWPDIAAFYLAGAFSWKNPELLLTKRGRYFWVVLMREFFISVNNFRDYCRGQVNMR encoded by the coding sequence TTGATAGATTCCATTATTGCAGCGCAGGCCCGGCGGGAATTTTCCCGGTCGCTGCGCTTTGAGGGAGGCGAGACGCCCCATATTCCGCCGCCGGCGGATCAACTGCCCCGGATGCTCTACATGCATATTCCGTTTTGCGAGCGGCTTTGTCCCTACTGTTCCTTTCATCGGGTTGTCTTTCAGGAGGCGCTTTGCCGCGACTATTTCCAGGCGCTGCGCAAGGAAATAGTCAGTTATCGCGATATGGGCTACCAATTCGGTTCCCTGTACGTGGGGGGAGGCACGCCGACAGTCCTGATCGACGAGCTGACCAGGACCATTGATTTTGCCAGACAGACATTCGGGATTCGCGAGATCTCGGTGGAAACCAATCCCAACCACCTGACCAAGGAACGCCTGAGCGCCCTGCGCTTGGCCGGTGTGAACCGGCTTTCCGTCGGCATTCAGAGTTTTGACGATGGTCTGCTCAAGCGGATGGAGCGGCATGATTACGGAAGCAGCGCCGAGGTGCAGGAGCGGATTCGCAACACGCTGGGAATATTCGAGACGCTCAACGCCGACATGATCTTCAATTTTCCGACGCAAACCGCCCAGATGCTGGATCGGGACCTGGACATTCTCCTTGCGCTTGGGGTGGATCAAACGACCTGGTACCCCTTGATGGTATCGGCTTCAACGCGCAGGAAGGTTGAAGGCAGTCTGGGCGTGGTCGATTACGGTCAGGAACGGCGGTTTTACCATCAGATTGCCGGACGGCTTGTGCCGACATATCGCTTTTCTTCGGCATGGTGTTTCTCGCGGGGAAAGGCGATGATTGACGAGTATATCGTTGATTACGACGAGTACGCCGGGCTCGGCAGCGGCGCCATCGGCTATCTGGGCGGCGTTTCCTACGCCAACACCTTCGATATCAGGGAATATATCGGAAGGATGGAAAAAGGGGCGTCGCCGCTGCTGGTTTCCCGCGTTTTTTCGCAAAAAGAGAGGGTCAGGTATGATTTTCTGATGAAGCTGTTTGGAACCAGGCTGAATATCGCGGAGCTGAAAAAGAAGTACGGTACGGCGTTTCGTCTGCTCTGGCCGGATATAGCCGCCTTTTACCTGGCGGGCGCCTTTTCCTGGAAAAACCCGGAGCTTCTCCTGACTAAGCGGGGAAGGTACTTCTGGGTTGTCCTGATGCGGGAGTTCTTTATCTCCGTCAATAATTTCAGGGACTATTGCCGGGGACAGGTTAACATGCGTTGA
- a CDS encoding 2-oxoacid:acceptor oxidoreductase family protein has product MLELRFHGRGGQGTVVGTIVMAKAFFRAGYEVQSFPVFGVERRGAPVESYVRLDKTKIYLRTNITTPDHVVVQDTTLLQNIDVAKGLKPGGWILINDIKNEKDVQRFANFRCAFIDANRIALDHKLGTRTHPIVNTAMLGALARVLEMPPIEAVIEAIREDIPIRTDSNISAAEEAYRTVCL; this is encoded by the coding sequence ATGCTTGAACTCCGCTTTCATGGACGGGGCGGCCAGGGAACGGTCGTCGGCACCATTGTCATGGCGAAGGCGTTTTTCCGGGCCGGCTACGAGGTGCAGAGTTTCCCCGTTTTCGGCGTCGAGCGGCGGGGCGCCCCTGTCGAATCGTACGTCCGCCTTGACAAAACAAAAATATATCTCCGGACGAACATCACCACGCCGGATCACGTCGTCGTGCAGGACACAACGCTGCTGCAAAATATCGATGTCGCCAAGGGGTTGAAGCCCGGCGGCTGGATATTGATCAACGACATCAAAAACGAAAAGGATGTACAGCGCTTTGCGAATTTCCGCTGCGCCTTTATCGATGCGAACCGCATTGCGCTGGATCATAAACTCGGCACGCGCACCCATCCGATCGTCAATACGGCGATGCTCGGCGCCCTGGCCCGCGTGCTGGAAATGCCGCCGATAGAGGCGGTAATCGAGGCGATCCGGGAGGATATCCCGATCCGCACGGACTCCAACATCAGCGCGGCCGAAGAAGCTTACAGGACGGTATGCCTATGA
- the porA gene encoding pyruvate ferredoxin oxidoreductase — MRRVIEGSQAVAEAVRLAHVQVVSAYPITPQTHIVETISDYCEKGLMEARFMRMEGEQSCLAALIGAQLMGVRTFTATSSQGLAYMHELLHWTSGARLPIVMAEVNRALAPGWNIWADQTDSLSQRDTGWIQIYCEDGQEVLDSTLIAYRLAEAVNLPVMVVLDAFYLSHTYEPVDIPTEEDAYRFLPPYAPRFRMSTADPRSFAGLVPPVDYMELRNDIALAMEDVLPQEEQIEAEFASIFGRRYSAIEAVNCDDAEIVFVTSATITSTTRLVLQKLREQGEKVGLLKIRLFRPFPTELLREALKNTKKVAVIDRNFSFGASGIFAQELKAALCNFSSKPLVFGYIAGIGGRDVTPDVIEDIYRKTKATATPDENGVWIGLKETGNGC, encoded by the coding sequence ATGAGAAGGGTCATCGAGGGAAGTCAGGCGGTCGCGGAAGCGGTCAGGTTGGCGCATGTGCAGGTGGTCTCCGCCTATCCGATAACGCCGCAGACCCATATCGTGGAAACCATATCGGATTACTGTGAAAAAGGGCTCATGGAGGCCCGTTTCATGAGGATGGAGGGAGAACAATCCTGCCTCGCCGCCCTGATCGGGGCGCAGCTCATGGGGGTGCGCACCTTCACGGCGACCTCCTCCCAGGGACTCGCGTACATGCATGAGCTGCTGCACTGGACTTCCGGCGCGCGCCTGCCAATCGTCATGGCGGAGGTAAACCGGGCGCTGGCCCCGGGCTGGAATATCTGGGCCGACCAGACGGACAGCCTCTCCCAGCGGGACACCGGCTGGATCCAAATCTACTGCGAAGACGGTCAGGAGGTGCTCGATTCGACGCTGATCGCCTACCGGCTGGCCGAGGCCGTCAACCTGCCGGTCATGGTGGTTCTGGACGCGTTTTATCTGTCGCATACCTACGAGCCGGTGGACATCCCGACCGAGGAGGACGCCTACCGCTTTTTGCCGCCCTACGCACCCCGCTTCCGGATGTCCACCGCCGATCCGCGCAGCTTCGCCGGGCTTGTTCCCCCGGTCGATTACATGGAACTGCGCAACGACATAGCATTGGCCATGGAGGACGTCCTGCCGCAGGAGGAGCAGATCGAAGCGGAATTTGCCTCGATTTTCGGCCGTCGGTACAGTGCGATCGAGGCGGTCAACTGCGACGATGCGGAAATCGTTTTTGTCACCTCCGCAACGATCACCAGCACCACCCGTCTTGTCCTGCAGAAGCTGCGGGAACAGGGGGAGAAGGTCGGGCTCCTCAAGATTCGGCTGTTTCGTCCCTTCCCGACCGAGCTACTCCGGGAGGCGCTTAAAAATACTAAGAAGGTCGCCGTCATTGACCGCAACTTCTCGTTCGGCGCCAGCGGAATTTTCGCCCAGGAACTGAAGGCCGCGCTCTGCAACTTCTCTTCCAAACCGCTGGTCTTCGGATATATCGCCGGCATCGGCGGCAGGGATGTCACACCGGATGTGATTGAGGATATCTATCGAAAAACAAAGGCGACCGCCACTCCCGATGAAAACGGGGTATGGATCGGTCTGAAGGAGACGGGCAATGGATGCTGA
- a CDS encoding FAD-dependent oxidoreductase: MNIEMKNKLLIPLSFTTTEGNKTGSWRFLRPHFENKTAPCSAACPAGEDIPQIELLAAQGDFKEAWEAILRENPFPATCGRVCFHPCEGICNRGNYDEALAVHTLERFLADTAARYDFHPPTPGAAPRNERIAIVGGGPAGLATAWFLIRLGFKCDVLEAAAEVGGLLRWGIPAYRLPLDALLQDVERLQAAGVEIFTNRRVDEKFLTDPDSRYQAFIIACGHAKGQQIGIPGENAAAVVEGLDFLRDLRAGIPVSHDGTTAVIGGGNTAVDVARSVVRLGGKAVIYYRRRKQDMPAFAEEIRMAIEEGVTIQELVAPAEVKHEVNQLVLKLQRMVVSGEEAGRARVVPAAGNPEFVKAQRVIRAIGAGPQEAWMEPPQAGPDTLAFSHSRIVLGQGQRPVLYTGDLANETKSVTHAIASGKQAAIALDIFFREGAAAIASALADCTVGDGSAQSLEIYLGGERKLRSSHVVGYSEINTEYFSFAPRIKQPRLLIEERRRSFSEIDLKISAGLAMKEAARCFNCGFCNNCDNCRLFCPDVTVIREADTRRINYDYCKGCGICVVECPRNAMSLDKEESE, from the coding sequence ATGAATATCGAAATGAAAAACAAACTGCTGATCCCCCTTTCCTTTACTACGACCGAGGGCAACAAAACAGGCTCCTGGCGCTTCCTGCGCCCACACTTCGAGAACAAGACCGCTCCTTGCTCGGCGGCGTGTCCAGCAGGCGAGGATATTCCGCAAATCGAGCTTTTGGCCGCGCAGGGTGATTTCAAGGAAGCCTGGGAAGCGATCCTGCGGGAAAACCCTTTCCCCGCCACCTGCGGCCGGGTCTGCTTCCATCCGTGCGAGGGTATCTGCAACCGGGGCAATTACGATGAGGCCCTCGCCGTGCACACGCTGGAGCGGTTTCTTGCCGATACAGCCGCCCGGTACGACTTTCACCCGCCCACGCCCGGCGCTGCTCCGCGCAATGAACGGATCGCTATTGTCGGAGGAGGCCCTGCAGGACTGGCCACGGCCTGGTTTCTGATTAGGCTGGGGTTTAAGTGCGACGTCCTCGAGGCGGCCGCCGAGGTGGGAGGATTGCTCCGCTGGGGAATCCCCGCGTACCGTCTCCCCCTGGACGCACTGCTTCAGGATGTCGAGCGCCTGCAAGCCGCCGGGGTTGAAATATTCACCAACCGCCGGGTTGACGAAAAGTTTCTGACGGATCCCGACAGCCGTTATCAAGCCTTTATTATTGCCTGCGGCCATGCCAAAGGGCAACAAATCGGCATCCCCGGCGAAAACGCCGCCGCTGTTGTCGAGGGACTGGATTTTCTTAGAGACCTGCGGGCCGGAATCCCGGTTTCCCATGACGGGACAACCGCCGTCATCGGCGGGGGCAATACCGCCGTTGATGTCGCCAGAAGCGTGGTGCGACTGGGAGGAAAAGCCGTCATCTACTATCGGAGGCGTAAGCAGGATATGCCCGCTTTCGCCGAAGAGATCCGGATGGCTATCGAAGAGGGGGTGACGATACAGGAACTTGTCGCCCCGGCAGAGGTTAAACACGAAGTAAATCAACTTGTTCTCAAGCTGCAACGGATGGTTGTTTCCGGCGAGGAAGCGGGAAGGGCTCGCGTTGTTCCCGCCGCCGGCAACCCGGAATTCGTGAAGGCGCAGCGCGTCATCCGGGCAATCGGGGCGGGGCCGCAGGAGGCCTGGATGGAACCCCCGCAGGCAGGCCCTGATACATTAGCGTTCAGCCACTCCCGCATCGTCCTCGGCCAAGGACAGCGACCGGTTCTTTACACCGGCGATCTGGCCAATGAAACCAAAAGCGTAACCCACGCCATCGCCTCCGGCAAGCAGGCGGCCATCGCCCTGGACATATTTTTCCGCGAAGGCGCAGCCGCAATCGCCTCTGCTCTTGCGGACTGCACCGTCGGCGACGGAAGCGCCCAGTCCCTGGAAATCTATCTCGGCGGGGAGCGTAAACTGAGGAGCAGTCACGTTGTCGGCTATTCGGAGATCAACACCGAATACTTCTCCTTCGCGCCCCGGATCAAACAGCCGCGTCTGCTGATCGAGGAACGCCGCCGATCGTTTTCAGAAATTGACCTGAAAATCTCCGCGGGACTGGCGATGAAGGAGGCGGCGCGCTGCTTCAACTGCGGCTTCTGCAACAACTGCGACAACTGCCGCCTCTTCTGCCCGGACGTCACCGTCATCAGGGAAGCGGACACAAGGCGGATTAATTACGACTATTGCAAGGGGTGCGGGATTTGCGTTGTGGAGTGCCCGCGCAATGCGATGTCCCTGGATAAGGAGGAAAGCGAATGA
- the def gene encoding peptide deformylase: MTVQRVLTLWDEGQIIEDDTRILRAPSLEAPLPFTAEVNEAIRALWDTFLDRDDSVGLAAPQIGINLRIIAVRTRNFDVKEREQRRLDSEILVNPRITQTRGELVALEEGCLSCPGVNIEVSRFPEIKVRAFDDEKGKKLNKRYLDFAARVVQHEIDHLDGKLIVDYEGPVYASKKYHNFLQTYFDNC; the protein is encoded by the coding sequence ATGACGGTGCAGAGAGTCCTTACCCTCTGGGACGAAGGACAGATAATTGAGGACGACACCCGTATCTTGAGGGCGCCTTCGCTGGAGGCGCCGCTTCCCTTCACTGCGGAAGTCAACGAGGCGATCCGCGCGCTCTGGGACACCTTTCTTGACCGCGATGATTCGGTGGGGCTGGCCGCTCCGCAGATAGGGATAAACCTCCGGATCATCGCCGTCCGGACCAGAAACTTCGACGTCAAGGAACGCGAGCAGCGCCGGCTGGATTCCGAAATCCTTGTCAACCCAAGGATCACCCAGACCAGGGGGGAACTGGTCGCGCTGGAGGAAGGCTGCCTTTCCTGTCCGGGAGTCAATATCGAAGTCAGCCGTTTCCCGGAAATAAAGGTCCGCGCTTTTGACGACGAAAAGGGCAAAAAGCTCAACAAGCGCTACCTCGACTTCGCGGCTCGCGTCGTCCAGCATGAAATAGACCACCTCGACGGCAAACTCATCGTCGATTACGAAGGCCCCGTTTACGCATCCAAAAAATATCACAACTTTCTGCAGACCTACTTCGATAATTGCTGA
- a CDS encoding mechanosensitive ion channel family protein: MKTFFAGYLEKSVDILIMLAIVGISMAVGYFLRRQVLGRLSRWAKRNDSPAGDIIFSAIKSPFIVLSLMMGTYLALEFSDLSKKLVDKAEKGLSILAIIAVAMAAANILSGYIRMRAAKIDSRLPVTSLTENIIRITFYSVAALIILNQLGISIAPILTTLGVGGLAVALALQNTLSNFFAGFNIIVAKQIKVGDFIKLDSADSGYIEDIGWRSTKIRTLQGNYVIIPNAKLAEMIVTNYNLPENDLAVIVQLGVHYNSNLEQVEKVVREVATAVMKDAPGGVPAFEPLVRYHTFDASSINFSVIMRARTFVDQYAITHEFIKRIHLRFAQEKIVIPFPIVALNTEQEGGASCS, encoded by the coding sequence ATGAAAACTTTTTTTGCCGGATACCTCGAAAAATCTGTTGATATATTGATCATGCTCGCGATCGTGGGCATCTCCATGGCCGTTGGCTATTTTCTCCGCAGGCAGGTGCTCGGCAGGCTTTCCCGGTGGGCGAAAAGGAACGATTCCCCGGCGGGCGACATCATCTTTTCAGCCATCAAATCCCCATTTATCGTGCTGAGCTTGATGATGGGAACCTACCTCGCGCTCGAATTTTCGGACCTGTCAAAAAAACTGGTCGATAAAGCGGAGAAGGGGCTCTCCATCCTCGCGATCATCGCCGTCGCCATGGCAGCGGCGAATATCCTCAGCGGCTACATCAGGATGCGCGCCGCCAAAATCGACTCGCGCCTTCCGGTGACAAGTCTCACCGAAAACATTATCCGGATCACCTTTTACAGCGTCGCGGCCCTGATCATCCTGAACCAGCTCGGCATTTCGATTGCCCCGATCCTGACCACCCTCGGCGTCGGAGGCCTGGCAGTTGCGCTCGCCCTTCAGAACACCCTCTCCAATTTTTTCGCGGGATTCAACATTATTGTCGCCAAACAGATAAAGGTAGGAGACTTTATAAAGCTCGACTCAGCAGATAGCGGTTACATTGAAGATATCGGGTGGAGATCGACAAAGATAAGGACCTTACAGGGAAATTACGTCATTATCCCGAACGCGAAATTGGCGGAAATGATCGTGACCAATTACAATCTGCCGGAGAATGATCTGGCGGTCATTGTTCAATTGGGGGTGCATTACAACAGCAACCTGGAGCAGGTGGAAAAAGTCGTCCGGGAGGTGGCAACGGCCGTGATGAAGGATGCGCCAGGCGGGGTTCCCGCTTTTGAACCGCTGGTCAGGTATCACACGTTTGACGCCTCAAGTATTAATTTTTCCGTTATCATGAGGGCGCGGACCTTCGTCGACCAATACGCGATAACACATGAATTCATTAAAAGAATACACCTCCGTTTCGCCCAGGAAAAAATCGTGATCCCTTTTCCGATCGTCGCGTTGAACACCGAACAAGAGGGCGGTGCTTCCTGCTCATAA